Proteins encoded together in one Sulfurihydrogenibium sp. window:
- a CDS encoding efflux RND transporter periplasmic adaptor subunit, whose protein sequence is MKMSGPVKFILFFVLPIAIFILWLGGFLSHRVEPGEKKEVKVVSGLPVLTVEEKQAPNYYKADGMVSADNNAKVATKWMGRILKIYVKEGDYVKAGQVLAILDDSEIKQQKNEALAGLEELSKAREEALAARKAALENYEFAKRTYERFKNLYQENAISKQQLEEIETKMIAAKSMVDQVDAKLGQLKAKESQVKAKLAQVNVMQGYTVIKAPFDGYVLKKMNDEGDMVAPGMPIFIIGEKKLQFIANLDESLLDKVKEGDKLDIDLNGKVVKGKVIEKNSNIDPMNRTFKVKLDIPFSENITTGMYGKLLIPTDTKPKILIPKTAVFKWDQLNAVYTVDKDNIIRLTYVKLGEDYGEYVEVLSGLKPGDRIIQSNIEKACDGCRLGG, encoded by the coding sequence ATGAAAATGAGCGGACCTGTAAAGTTTATACTCTTTTTTGTTTTACCGATCGCTATCTTCATTTTATGGCTTGGAGGATTTTTATCTCACAGAGTTGAGCCGGGAGAAAAGAAAGAGGTTAAAGTTGTCAGTGGACTACCTGTTTTAACAGTGGAAGAAAAACAAGCACCTAATTATTACAAAGCTGATGGTATGGTTTCGGCTGACAACAATGCAAAAGTGGCTACAAAATGGATGGGCCGAATATTAAAAATCTATGTCAAAGAAGGCGACTATGTAAAAGCCGGACAGGTTTTAGCAATTCTTGATGATTCTGAAATAAAACAGCAAAAAAATGAAGCTTTAGCTGGACTAGAAGAGCTTTCTAAGGCAAGAGAAGAAGCTTTAGCAGCAAGAAAAGCAGCTCTTGAAAACTATGAATTTGCAAAGAGAACTTATGAAAGATTTAAAAATCTTTATCAAGAAAATGCAATCTCAAAACAACAACTTGAAGAGATAGAAACAAAAATGATTGCTGCAAAATCTATGGTTGACCAAGTAGATGCTAAATTAGGTCAGTTAAAAGCAAAAGAATCACAAGTTAAAGCTAAATTAGCTCAAGTTAATGTTATGCAAGGATATACAGTTATTAAAGCACCTTTTGATGGTTATGTTTTAAAGAAGATGAATGATGAAGGAGATATGGTAGCTCCTGGCATGCCAATTTTCATCATTGGAGAGAAAAAATTACAGTTTATAGCAAATCTTGATGAATCATTGCTTGATAAAGTAAAAGAAGGCGATAAGCTTGATATTGATTTAAATGGTAAGGTTGTAAAAGGAAAAGTTATTGAGAAAAACTCAAACATAGACCCAATGAACAGAACCTTTAAAGTTAAGTTAGATATTCCATTTTCAGAAAATATCACAACAGGTATGTACGGAAAGTTATTAATACCTACGGATACAAAGCCAAAAATACTTATTCCTAAAACAGCCGTGTTTAAGTGGGATCAGCTAAATGCAGTTTATACAGTTGATAAGGATAATATAATCAGACTAACCTACGTTAAACTTGGAGAAGACTATGGAGAATACGTAGAAGTTCTTTCGGGTTTAAAACCAGGAGACAGAATTATCCAATCTAACATTGAAAAAGCTTGTGATGGATGTAGGTTAGGAGGATAA
- a CDS encoding efflux RND transporter permease subunit: protein MNNLGLAGRIAKYFINSKLTPLLVVASLLLGFFAVFTTSRDEEPQIVVPMIDIMVPYPGAKSDTVNNLITKPLEKLMWEIPDVEYVYSYAGDGFGIVTVRFKVGANPEDSLVKLYSKVMSNYYRMPEGAMQPIIKPKSIDDVPILSITLHSDKYSSYDLRRIAEVVEDEIKQLPNISETTIIGSKPKEIDILFDPAKLNAYNIMLPQVVQALQNANFSLPSGEFDKDNYRYKVRTGQFLKSKEDVENVVVAVYNNAPIRIKDIAKVEEGEGEIENYVQFGYGVASNQASKPIENAVSIAVAKKTGSNAVVVAENVIEKLNEMKGKIIPSDVNFTITRNYGETASEKANELIEHLLIATFSIVLLIAVTLGFRESLIVAVTIPVTLAIALFLSEMYGYSLNRVTLFALIFSIGILVDNSIVVLENIHRWFSMRKLPMEDAAVVATDEVGNPTILATFAVIVALLPMAFVTGLMGPYMRPIPINSSVAMFFSMLLAFILTPYLAIRWLKHDEAHESPEALGKEDEARAGFLVRLFNKIYMPLFNSRAKRWIFLGFAGMLLVVSVLLLVSRAVLVKMLPYDNKSELQVVLDMPEGTPLQETYRVAKQIADYIKNTNEVKNYVIYVGQPAPFDFNGLVRHYYLREAPNLAQIHINLIGKYDRKAQSHEIAERIRDEVAKIAKANGAKYVAVVEPPPGPPVLSPIVAEVYGPDHKGQLEVANQIKKIFENTPGIIDVGIYDNYLQREFQIEIDREKAKRYGLSEDVIVKTVRIALAGHKVGLIHSSDDLHPVSIVVRLDEKYRGSIEDILSMKIPTPMGGIPLNALVTVKPATTEHDIYRKNLQPVVYVIANVNDKLGSPVYPILDLWDKIKNIKTPDGKGVEELLTHQPELTDRYYVKWDGEWQVTYETFRDMGIAFGVAIVVLYILLVGWFKSFKMPAVIMSPIPFTLVGIVPGHFLMGAFFTATSMIGFIALAGIILRNSILLVEFAEQKLKDGLPLEEALLEAGIVRTRPILLTAAAIVVGAFVIIFDPIFNGLAIALIFGTIASTLLTLVVVPVLYYMIVGEERKLHLCPAVPIDAKKEEC from the coding sequence ATGAACAATTTAGGACTTGCTGGCAGAATTGCTAAGTATTTTATAAACTCTAAGCTAACGCCGCTTTTGGTAGTTGCTTCTTTACTCCTTGGATTTTTTGCAGTATTTACAACATCAAGGGATGAAGAGCCACAAATTGTAGTTCCAATGATCGATATTATGGTTCCATATCCAGGAGCCAAATCAGATACAGTTAACAATCTTATTACAAAACCACTTGAAAAATTAATGTGGGAAATTCCGGATGTTGAGTACGTTTATTCTTATGCCGGGGATGGTTTTGGTATAGTAACAGTTAGATTTAAAGTAGGAGCAAATCCAGAAGATAGCTTAGTAAAACTATACAGCAAAGTAATGTCTAACTATTACAGAATGCCTGAAGGAGCAATGCAGCCTATTATAAAACCAAAATCTATTGATGATGTACCTATCCTGTCAATTACATTACACAGTGATAAATACTCTTCTTATGATTTAAGAAGAATAGCGGAAGTCGTAGAAGATGAAATAAAACAGCTTCCAAATATATCAGAGACTACAATCATAGGTTCAAAACCAAAAGAAATAGATATTCTTTTTGACCCTGCAAAGTTAAACGCCTATAACATTATGCTTCCGCAGGTAGTTCAGGCTCTTCAAAATGCAAACTTTTCTCTTCCATCGGGAGAGTTTGATAAAGATAATTATAGATACAAAGTTAGAACAGGTCAGTTTTTAAAGTCAAAGGAAGATGTTGAAAATGTTGTAGTTGCGGTTTATAACAATGCACCTATTAGAATTAAAGATATAGCAAAAGTTGAAGAAGGTGAAGGTGAGATAGAAAATTACGTTCAGTTTGGATATGGCGTGGCTTCAAATCAAGCTTCTAAACCGATTGAAAACGCAGTATCCATTGCAGTAGCTAAAAAAACAGGAAGTAATGCTGTTGTAGTTGCTGAAAATGTTATTGAAAAATTAAACGAAATGAAAGGTAAAATCATTCCTTCCGATGTGAACTTTACAATCACAAGAAACTATGGAGAAACTGCATCAGAAAAAGCAAACGAACTGATAGAGCACTTACTTATAGCTACTTTTTCTATAGTTCTTTTAATTGCAGTAACTCTTGGATTTAGAGAATCTTTAATTGTTGCAGTAACAATTCCAGTTACACTTGCTATTGCACTATTTTTAAGCGAAATGTACGGATACTCATTAAACAGGGTTACACTTTTTGCACTCATTTTCTCTATCGGTATCCTTGTTGATAACTCTATCGTTGTTCTTGAAAACATTCATAGATGGTTTTCTATGAGAAAGCTTCCAATGGAAGATGCAGCAGTGGTAGCTACTGACGAGGTTGGAAACCCTACTATCTTAGCAACCTTCGCAGTTATTGTTGCACTTCTTCCAATGGCATTTGTTACCGGTCTTATGGGACCATACATGAGACCAATACCAATTAATTCATCTGTTGCAATGTTTTTCTCAATGCTTTTAGCATTTATCTTAACCCCTTACTTAGCCATTAGATGGCTAAAGCACGATGAAGCACATGAAAGCCCAGAAGCTTTAGGAAAAGAGGATGAAGCAAGAGCAGGCTTCTTGGTAAGATTATTTAACAAAATCTATATGCCGCTTTTTAATAGCAGAGCTAAAAGATGGATTTTCCTCGGCTTTGCAGGAATGCTATTGGTTGTATCAGTATTACTCCTTGTAAGTAGAGCAGTTCTTGTAAAAATGCTACCATATGACAACAAAAGTGAATTGCAAGTTGTATTAGACATGCCGGAGGGAACACCTCTACAGGAAACATACAGAGTAGCAAAACAGATAGCAGATTATATCAAAAACACTAACGAAGTTAAAAATTATGTCATCTACGTAGGCCAACCGGCACCATTTGACTTTAACGGTTTAGTAAGACACTACTACTTAAGAGAAGCTCCAAATTTAGCACAAATACATATTAATCTTATTGGCAAATACGATAGAAAAGCACAATCTCACGAGATAGCAGAAAGAATTAGAGATGAAGTAGCAAAAATTGCAAAAGCTAACGGAGCTAAATATGTAGCAGTAGTAGAGCCACCACCAGGACCACCGGTATTATCTCCAATAGTTGCGGAAGTTTACGGACCTGACCATAAAGGACAGCTTGAAGTAGCTAATCAAATCAAGAAAATATTTGAAAATACGCCTGGCATCATAGACGTTGGCATCTATGATAACTATCTGCAAAGAGAATTTCAAATAGAAATAGATAGGGAAAAAGCAAAAAGATATGGGTTATCGGAAGATGTTATTGTAAAAACAGTTAGAATTGCTTTGGCAGGACATAAAGTAGGATTAATCCATTCATCAGACGATTTGCATCCTGTCTCCATAGTTGTAAGATTAGATGAAAAATACAGAGGAAGCATTGAGGATATTTTATCTATGAAAATACCTACTCCTATGGGAGGAATACCACTTAATGCTTTAGTAACCGTTAAGCCTGCAACTACCGAACATGATATTTACAGAAAGAATCTGCAACCGGTTGTTTATGTGATAGCAAACGTTAACGATAAACTTGGCAGCCCAGTTTACCCAATCCTTGACCTTTGGGATAAGATTAAAAATATTAAAACTCCTGATGGAAAAGGTGTAGAAGAATTATTAACTCATCAGCCAGAATTAACTGATAGATACTATGTAAAATGGGACGGAGAATGGCAAGTAACCTACGAAACATTCAGAGATATGGGTATAGCATTTGGAGTTGCTATTGTAGTTTTATACATTTTATTAGTTGGTTGGTTTAAATCTTTCAAAATGCCTGCGGTTATAATGTCTCCAATACCATTTACATTAGTTGGTATTGTACCAGGACACTTTTTAATGGGAGCATTCTTTACAGCTACATCAATGATAGGATTTATTGCATTAGCTGGAATAATTTTAAGAAACTCAATTCTTTTAGTAGAATTTGCAGAGCAGAAATTAAAGGATGGATTACCTTTAGAAGAAGCATTGTTAGAAGCTGGAATAGTAAGGACAAGGCCAATTTTACTTACAGCTGCGGCAATAGTTGTTGGTGCGTTTGTTATCATCTTTGACCCAATCTTTAATGGTCTTGCGATCGCGTTAATATTTGGTACAATTGCATCAACTTTATTAACTCTTGTGGTTGTGCCAGTACTTTATTACATGATAGTTGGAGAAGAAAGAAAATTACATCTTTGCCCAGCAGTTCCAATTGACGCTAAAAAAGAAGAATGCTAA
- the mnmA gene encoding tRNA 2-thiouridine(34) synthase MnmA → MKKVVVGLSGGVDSSTAAFLLKKQGYEVVGISLKFTDIDSCEVDTQVCCSDKDILDAKKVAEFLEIPHYVINWKDIFEKKVINYFIEGYQSGLTPNPCSICNREVKTGLFAKYIKSLGFDYLATGHYIRTDIQDGIKVLKRGIDKNKDQSYFMALVEKEVVDTLIFPLGNLTKEEVRKIAQENKIPVSQKEESFEICFTKGKSPEEYFKTMNIITNEGEIVHISGKVLGRHKGIENYTIGQRRGLNIAWKEPLYVIEKDALNNKIVVGEKDYLLTDKVIAKDFNFLVPIEKWKKIEVQGRYKQKPIKAKEYHFDGENLTVIFEEKVPKFAPGQILAVYDGDTLLGGGIISRS, encoded by the coding sequence ATGAAAAAAGTTGTTGTGGGTTTAAGCGGTGGAGTAGACAGCTCTACTGCTGCATTTCTTTTAAAAAAACAAGGTTACGAAGTCGTTGGCATAAGCTTAAAATTTACAGACATAGACTCCTGTGAGGTTGACACTCAAGTATGCTGTTCTGATAAAGATATTTTAGATGCAAAAAAAGTAGCTGAATTTTTAGAAATTCCTCATTATGTAATCAATTGGAAGGATATTTTTGAGAAAAAAGTAATTAATTATTTTATAGAAGGCTATCAATCTGGCTTGACACCAAACCCTTGTAGTATCTGCAATAGAGAAGTAAAAACTGGACTTTTTGCAAAATATATTAAAAGCTTAGGTTTTGATTACTTAGCAACAGGTCATTACATAAGAACAGATATTCAGGATGGTATTAAAGTTTTAAAAAGAGGCATAGATAAAAATAAAGACCAATCATACTTTATGGCTTTAGTGGAGAAAGAAGTGGTTGATACTTTGATATTTCCACTTGGTAATTTAACAAAAGAAGAAGTCAGAAAAATAGCACAGGAAAATAAAATACCTGTTAGTCAAAAAGAAGAAAGCTTTGAGATTTGTTTTACAAAAGGCAAATCTCCGGAAGAATATTTTAAAACAATGAATATAATAACTAATGAAGGAGAAATAGTTCATATTTCTGGAAAAGTTTTAGGTAGACATAAGGGCATAGAGAACTATACCATCGGACAAAGAAGAGGTTTAAATATTGCATGGAAAGAGCCTTTATACGTAATAGAAAAGGATGCGCTTAATAATAAAATAGTAGTAGGTGAAAAAGATTATTTACTTACGGATAAAGTCATTGCGAAGGATTTTAACTTTTTAGTGCCAATTGAAAAATGGAAAAAAATAGAAGTTCAAGGAAGGTATAAACAAAAACCTATAAAAGCTAAGGAATATCATTTTGACGGTGAAAATTTAACTGTAATTTTTGAAGAGAAGGTGCCAAAGTTTGCACCCGGTCAAATATTAGCTGTTTATGATGGTGATACTTTACTTGGTGGTGGAATTATTTCAAGAAGTTAG
- a CDS encoding type II secretion system F family protein has product MATFIYEGRDKFGIKKTGTITAESIEEAEDILKKQGFVDLKIKLKSIKEKEKSKGGGTSTFKKKVKEEDLAIFTRQLGAMIGAGIGIAQALEILSEQMPNPSLREALVKVKDDVVTGMSLSKAMQKHPKVFPSFLVNLVAAAEESGKLDEILKRATLYYEKLASIKRKIISASWYPAAVVVIATLIVLGLLTFVVPTFAEIYASFGGELPAPTQILINISNTLKSNILLVIGFFIALAVVNGQIYKTYNGRRFYHNLFLKIPIIGKILHKGALAKFARTFATLINGGVPILRSVEIASTVVGNVLIEESLQKTKDEIEKGKPFAASLDKKYFPPMFIAMAAVGENTGRLDEMLDTIANFYEDEVDREVDALISTLEPLLMVFIGGIVGFILIALYLPIFKMGELIK; this is encoded by the coding sequence ATGGCTACATTTATTTACGAAGGAAGGGATAAATTCGGTATAAAAAAGACGGGTACGATAACAGCAGAGTCTATCGAAGAGGCAGAAGATATTTTAAAAAAGCAGGGCTTTGTCGATTTAAAAATAAAACTAAAATCTATAAAGGAAAAAGAAAAGTCAAAAGGTGGTGGTACGTCTACATTTAAAAAGAAAGTAAAAGAAGAAGATTTAGCTATATTCACAAGGCAGCTTGGAGCAATGATAGGTGCAGGTATTGGTATAGCTCAGGCTTTAGAAATACTATCAGAGCAGATGCCAAACCCATCACTGAGAGAAGCTTTAGTGAAAGTAAAAGACGATGTTGTTACTGGAATGTCTTTATCAAAGGCTATGCAAAAGCATCCAAAAGTGTTTCCGTCTTTCTTGGTAAACTTAGTTGCTGCAGCAGAGGAGTCCGGTAAGCTTGATGAAATCTTAAAAAGAGCAACTCTTTATTATGAAAAATTAGCATCAATAAAAAGAAAGATAATAAGCGCATCTTGGTATCCGGCAGCAGTAGTAGTAATAGCAACTTTGATCGTTTTAGGACTACTGACTTTTGTAGTTCCAACTTTTGCAGAAATATATGCAAGCTTTGGCGGCGAATTGCCAGCCCCAACTCAAATACTTATCAATATCAGCAATACTCTTAAAAGCAACATTCTACTTGTCATTGGATTTTTTATTGCTTTAGCGGTGGTTAATGGGCAAATATATAAAACATATAATGGAAGAAGATTTTACCATAATCTTTTCTTAAAGATTCCTATAATAGGAAAAATACTACATAAAGGTGCATTGGCTAAGTTTGCAAGAACATTTGCTACGCTTATAAATGGTGGTGTTCCTATTTTAAGGTCTGTTGAAATTGCTTCTACAGTTGTTGGAAACGTATTAATTGAAGAATCTTTACAAAAAACCAAAGATGAAATAGAAAAAGGTAAACCATTTGCTGCATCTCTTGATAAAAAATACTTTCCACCTATGTTTATAGCTATGGCTGCAGTAGGTGAAAACACAGGTAGATTAGACGAGATGCTTGATACGATCGCTAATTTTTACGAAGATGAAGTAGATAGAGAAGTTGATGCGCTTATTTCTACTTTAGAGCCTTTACTGATGGTATTCATTGGTGGAATTGTTGGATTTATTTTAATCGCATTATACTTACCAATATTCAAAATGGGTGAACTCATTAAATAA
- a CDS encoding type IV pilus twitching motility protein PilT, whose product MEELKAFRIDEIAKAAVEMRSSDIHITAGTPPTVRVDGKLMPIPGYPPMTPKDTQALIYSFMNEKQKKTFEEKKELDFSFGIKGIGRFRVNVFYQRGTVAAALRRIPYEIKPMEELGLIPKVKDLCHLSMGLVLVTGPTGSGKTTTLASMIDYINANFPHHIITIEDPIEYIYQHKKSVIAQREVGTDTDSFALALKYALREDPDVILVGEMRDLETIRAALTAAETGHLVFGTLHTNTAVQTINRIINVFPMEEQDQIRTELSFVLQGVISQRLLPKIGGGRVLIHEVMIPNTAIRNLIRENKIHQIYGLMQTGQAESGMQTMNQSLIKALRNKLITPEDALRTSPDPEELKRLMATLGVR is encoded by the coding sequence ATGGAAGAGTTGAAAGCTTTTAGAATTGATGAAATAGCTAAAGCTGCCGTTGAGATGAGGTCTTCCGATATCCATATAACTGCTGGTACTCCACCTACCGTCAGAGTTGACGGAAAATTAATGCCTATACCCGGCTATCCGCCAATGACTCCTAAGGATACACAAGCCCTTATATATTCTTTTATGAACGAAAAACAGAAAAAAACTTTCGAGGAAAAGAAAGAGCTTGATTTTTCTTTTGGAATAAAAGGTATAGGAAGGTTTAGGGTAAACGTATTTTATCAAAGAGGAACGGTAGCAGCTGCACTAAGAAGAATTCCTTATGAAATTAAACCGATGGAAGAGTTAGGTTTGATACCTAAGGTTAAAGATTTGTGCCATCTTTCTATGGGATTGGTTCTTGTTACAGGTCCAACAGGTTCAGGTAAAACTACAACCTTGGCGTCTATGATAGATTACATAAACGCAAACTTTCCTCACCATATAATAACTATCGAGGACCCTATAGAATACATATATCAACATAAAAAGTCTGTAATAGCACAAAGAGAAGTAGGGACAGATACAGACTCTTTCGCTCTTGCATTAAAATATGCTTTAAGGGAGGACCCGGATGTTATACTTGTTGGTGAAATGAGAGATTTAGAGACTATAAGGGCAGCACTGACTGCAGCAGAAACCGGTCACTTAGTATTTGGAACACTGCACACAAATACAGCTGTTCAAACTATTAACAGAATAATAAACGTATTTCCTATGGAAGAACAAGATCAGATAAGAACAGAATTAAGCTTTGTTCTTCAAGGTGTTATATCTCAAAGACTTTTGCCTAAAATTGGTGGTGGAAGAGTTCTTATTCATGAGGTCATGATTCCAAATACTGCAATAAGAAACTTGATTAGAGAAAATAAAATTCATCAGATTTATGGTCTAATGCAAACAGGACAAGCTGAAAGTGGTATGCAAACAATGAACCAATCTTTAATAAAAGCATTAAGAAATAAACTTATTACCCCGGAGGATGCTCTAAGGACATCACCGGACCCAGAAGAGCTTAAAAGACTAATGGCTACATTAGGAGTTAGATAA
- a CDS encoding GspE/PulE family protein produces MQENSKKERTFLVLRKMVDLGYIPIENVRGNPDINPKKSFTEVLIALIKKGKADENKVKEFFVKASIKPFDPKIHKVNLTKEILEKFPTSLIEKKYIVPFEYSEGVLKVAVLDPTDRETLNQIKFSMNIRALETYVATLSEIEELKKAVTPLLPAKKLLDEVELNVDVQTEEEEGPKELSLEDLSKEAQDSPVIKAVNAIIADAINLGASDIHIEPMEKELKIRFRVDGILRTYKIWPGHIKDPIAARIKIMSYLDISEKRLPQDGRIRITVGGNKYDLRVSTLPTVYGEKIVMRIQDAGSYLNVKLENLGFEEDDLKIVREAIYSPWGMVLVTGPTGSGKTTTLYSALMERNTDDVNIMTAEDPVEVSIPGINQVHVKEEIGLTFATTLRAFLRQDPDIILVGEIRDRETAEIAVKAALTGHLVFSTLHTNDAPSTITRLVDIGVDRFLVSTAVHTIIAQRLIRKLCNNCKQPAEFPPEVLKTFGFSDEDIQTGQFFVHNPKGCDKCNRTGYKGRTAVHEILRLDENIRKAINEGKSADEIREIAIKAGMRTLYKDGLIKMKKGITDIAEIERVLMK; encoded by the coding sequence ATGCAGGAAAATTCTAAAAAAGAGCGCACATTTTTAGTTTTAAGAAAGATGGTAGATTTAGGTTACATACCTATTGAAAATGTAAGAGGAAATCCAGATATAAATCCAAAAAAATCCTTTACAGAAGTTCTTATAGCTTTAATAAAAAAAGGGAAGGCTGACGAAAATAAAGTAAAAGAATTTTTTGTAAAAGCATCTATTAAGCCCTTTGACCCTAAAATACATAAAGTTAATCTCACTAAAGAAATTTTAGAGAAATTTCCTACATCTTTAATAGAAAAAAAATACATTGTTCCGTTTGAATATTCAGAAGGAGTGTTAAAAGTAGCTGTATTAGACCCAACAGACAGAGAGACTTTAAATCAAATTAAATTTTCAATGAATATTAGAGCTTTAGAAACGTATGTGGCTACTCTTTCAGAAATAGAAGAGCTTAAAAAGGCAGTTACCCCCTTACTTCCTGCCAAAAAACTCTTGGACGAAGTGGAGTTAAACGTTGATGTGCAAACCGAAGAAGAAGAAGGACCAAAAGAATTATCTTTAGAAGATTTATCAAAAGAAGCACAAGATAGTCCAGTTATAAAAGCTGTAAATGCGATCATCGCTGATGCTATAAACTTGGGTGCATCGGATATTCATATAGAACCTATGGAAAAAGAGTTGAAAATCAGGTTTAGAGTTGATGGTATATTGAGAACTTATAAAATTTGGCCTGGTCATATTAAAGATCCAATTGCTGCAAGGATAAAAATAATGTCTTATTTAGATATTTCAGAAAAAAGACTCCCGCAAGATGGTAGGATTAGAATTACCGTAGGTGGCAATAAATACGATTTAAGGGTTTCTACTCTTCCAACAGTTTATGGAGAAAAAATTGTTATGCGTATTCAAGATGCAGGGAGTTATTTAAATGTAAAACTTGAAAATTTAGGATTTGAAGAAGATGACCTTAAGATTGTAAGAGAAGCCATATACTCTCCATGGGGTATGGTTCTTGTTACAGGTCCAACAGGTTCTGGTAAAACTACTACTTTATACTCTGCCCTGATGGAAAGAAACACAGATGATGTTAACATAATGACAGCAGAAGACCCTGTTGAGGTATCAATTCCGGGTATTAACCAAGTTCATGTAAAAGAAGAGATAGGGCTTACTTTTGCGACAACCCTAAGAGCATTTTTAAGACAAGACCCGGATATAATTTTAGTTGGTGAGATAAGAGATAGAGAAACTGCCGAAATAGCAGTAAAGGCAGCATTGACAGGACACTTAGTATTTTCTACTCTACATACAAACGATGCTCCATCAACTATAACAAGATTAGTGGATATTGGGGTTGACAGATTTTTAGTTTCCACAGCAGTCCATACAATAATCGCTCAAAGGCTTATAAGAAAATTATGCAATAATTGTAAACAGCCTGCAGAGTTTCCTCCTGAAGTTTTAAAAACTTTTGGATTTTCAGATGAGGATATACAAACAGGGCAATTTTTTGTCCATAATCCAAAAGGTTGTGATAAATGTAATAGGACAGGATATAAAGGAAGAACGGCAGTTCATGAAATTTTAAGATTGGACGAAAACATAAGAAAGGCTATAAATGAAGGAAAATCGGCAGATGAAATAAGAGAGATAGCAATCAAAGCAGGTATGAGAACTCTCTACAAAGATGGATTGATAAAAATGAAAAAAGGCATAACAGATATAGCAGAGATAGAAAGGGTGTTAATGAAGTGA
- the mtaB gene encoding tRNA (N(6)-L-threonylcarbamoyladenosine(37)-C(2))-methylthiotransferase MtaB, with protein MKLENKGLKVAFATLGCRMNQFETSALQEQFQVKGYSITDFEDVADIYVINTCTVTNDADRTSRKTIRQAKRRNPNAVVVATGCYAQVSPEELAKMEEIDLVIGNSHKTAVFEIVENYINEKFENKVFIENIFRENQFKTFQISTFFEGARPIIKVQEGCNSFCSFCIIPFARGKVRSAKIDEIVNQVKILVDKGFKEIVLTGTQLSQYGYDHKQGTLYDLLKNLVKIENLYRIRLSSMGINELDDKLIDFLTSEEKVAPHFHLSIQSADDKVLRDMKRNYTVKEYIEKVDKILSKRPETAIGTDIITGFPTEDKTAFLNTVKTINDIPFAYIHVFTYSQRDGTTAVKFGDKVHPEEKKERTKILREISYQKNYEFRKRFINKDLEFLIISEKDGYKIAVTGNYIYAKIKTEKPVNTIITANLTEIGKEREDNTAVEV; from the coding sequence ATGAAATTGGAAAATAAAGGCTTGAAAGTAGCTTTTGCAACTCTTGGCTGTAGAATGAATCAATTTGAGACATCTGCATTACAAGAGCAATTTCAGGTGAAAGGCTACAGTATTACAGACTTTGAAGATGTAGCAGATATATATGTGATAAATACATGCACTGTCACGAACGATGCAGATAGAACTTCAAGAAAAACTATAAGACAGGCAAAAAGAAGAAATCCTAACGCAGTTGTAGTTGCTACCGGTTGTTATGCCCAGGTATCTCCAGAAGAGCTTGCAAAAATGGAAGAGATAGATTTAGTTATAGGCAATTCTCATAAAACAGCTGTTTTTGAGATAGTGGAAAATTATATAAATGAAAAATTTGAAAACAAAGTTTTTATAGAAAACATATTTAGAGAAAATCAGTTTAAAACCTTTCAAATCAGCACCTTTTTTGAAGGAGCAAGACCTATAATCAAAGTTCAGGAAGGTTGTAATAGCTTTTGTAGTTTTTGCATCATTCCATTTGCAAGAGGAAAAGTAAGAAGTGCAAAAATAGATGAAATAGTAAATCAAGTTAAAATATTAGTAGATAAAGGATTTAAAGAAATTGTTCTAACAGGAACTCAGCTGTCTCAATATGGATATGACCATAAACAAGGAACGCTTTATGACCTTTTAAAAAATCTTGTCAAGATAGAAAATCTATACAGAATTAGACTTTCATCTATGGGAATAAATGAGCTTGATGATAAACTCATAGACTTTTTAACATCGGAAGAAAAAGTAGCACCACACTTTCATCTATCCATCCAATCAGCAGATGACAAAGTTTTAAGAGATATGAAAAGAAACTATACAGTAAAAGAGTATATAGAAAAAGTAGATAAGATATTATCAAAAAGACCAGAAACCGCAATTGGAACGGATATAATAACAGGATTTCCAACAGAAGATAAAACGGCATTTTTAAACACTGTAAAGACAATAAATGATATTCCTTTTGCATACATACATGTGTTTACATATTCACAGAGAGATGGAACAACAGCTGTAAAATTTGGAGATAAAGTCCATCCGGAAGAAAAAAAAGAAAGGACAAAAATACTCAGAGAAATAAGCTATCAGAAAAACTACGAATTTAGAAAGAGATTTATAAACAAAGATTTAGAATTTTTAATTATCTCTGAAAAAGATGGCTATAAGATAGCAGTTACAGGAAATTACATTTATGCAAAAATAAAGACGGAAAAACCTGTAAACACTATAATTACAGCAAACCTGACAGAAATAGGAAAAGAAAGAGAAGATAATACAGCAGTAGAGGTATAA